In Oryza sativa Japonica Group chromosome 2, ASM3414082v1, the following are encoded in one genomic region:
- the LOC4328990 gene encoding disease resistance protein RGA5-like isoform X1, with translation MAGAAVSASSGAMNSVIAKLASLLTDEYTHLKGVKSGIRWLRDELGSMNAVLQRLGDMDDDQIDVQTKEWRNKVRELSYDIEDCIDRFLQNHSSGDANANLLQKGVRKMKKLWENHQIGDEIKQLKERVIEEKERHERYKIADRLMVAPQHVRLDPRVPALYEQAKNLVGIDKPREQIIGWIKSEEKQLKVVSIFGTGGLGKTTLAMEVYHKIDESFDCRAMVSVSRTPDIKKLLRDILFQINEREYEKSNDWEMEQLIPKLRKNLEDKRYFFIIDDIWSTDAWKQLKSALPANDNKSRIITTTRIRDVAKSCCCDFVGHMYEAMPQSEENSCKLFFRRVFSSEDCPKHLTEAASVILKKCGGLPLAIISIAGLLSNKNPTVEVWTKIKNSISSMVEKDSPVDKMKRILFLSYFDLPQYLKTCLLYLSVFPEDSNIDPRRLIRLWVAEGLILGQSRACTEQSGESYLHELINRSMIQPSKIGADGRVKICRIHDVILDFIVSQAEEENFVTILNNSDPSDYTSNKFRRLSLQSGFSEGSKMPKASKDLSHLRSLHMFKHESLPVVPSEFAKCQVLRVLAIKLRLGDNYIKHVGHFCELKYLRIKGGIHKLPEEIGKLQHLQTLDLAYTRIEKLPASIVQLQKLVHLLIPFGVPLPDEIGNLQALEVLSGIDLDRASVKSIYGLGELSKLRDVRIWWSDSNEDNSKEGHRTACISSLSKLVKCSLQSLRLARGLSNPDVIASLMISCGFIPPLRRLVFYDEFPTIPSQFASLVNLTRLRVEVGGVGGLEILASLPILQSLTLDTNSDVSNLRWVISGQGFQNLRKFNFEIRDSVVGLMFEPGAMPKLQRLKLWLYARWQLDVHGGPVVGLHHLSALKSIALVFNCNGAVAAEVESSEDDARAAAVSHPNCPTLDIQRYNERRMKTSQTNSKRRLITKQIIDSACKL, from the exons ATGGCTGGTGCGGCGGTGAGCGCTTCCTCCGGGGCGATGAACTCCGTCATAGCCAAGCTGGCTTCCTTGCTCACCGACGAGTACACCCATCTCAAGGGCGTCAAGAGCGGCATCCGCTGGCTCAGAGACGAGCTGGGAAGCATGAACGCCGTGCTGCAGAGGCTGGGAGACATGGACGACGACCAGATCGATGTGCAGACCAAGGAGTGGAGGAACAAGGTGCGTGAGCTATCCTACGACATCGAGGATTGCATCGACCGCTTCTTGCAAAACCACAGCAGTGGTGATGCCAATGCTAATCTCCTGCAAAAGGGCGTGCGCAAGATGAAGAAGCTGTGGGAGAACCATCAGATTGGAGATGAGATCAAACAACTCAAGGAACGTGTTATcgaagagaaagagaggcaTGAACGGTATAAGATCGCGGATCGGCTCATGGTTGCACCCCAACATGTGCGCTTGGATCCTCGAGTACCAGCCTTGTATGAGCAAGCCAAAAACCTTGTGGGCATTGATAAGCCTCGGGAACAGATAATTGGCTGGATAAAGAGCGAAGAGAAGCAACTGAAGGTGGTGTCCATCTTTGGAACGGGAGGGTTGGGCAAGACTACTCTAGCTATGGAGGTGTATCACAAGATTGATGAATCATTTGATTGTCGGGCTATGGTCTCTGTATCTCGGACTCCTGATATCAAGAAGCTTCTTAGAGACATACTCTTTCAGATTAACGAGCGCGAGTATGAAAAGTCAAACGACTGGGAGATGGAACAACTTATACCGAAGTTGAGGAAGAACTTAGAAGACAAGAG GTACTTTTTCATCATTGATGATATCTGGAGCACAGATGCATGGAAACAATTGAAGTCAGCCTTGCCTGCCAATGACAACAAGAGTAGAATAATTACTACAACACGCATAAGAGATGTGGCAAAGTCATGTTGTTGCGACTTTGTGGGGCATATGTACGAAGCCATGCCTCAAAGTGAAGAGAACTCCtgcaaattattttttagaagaGTCTTTTCTAGCGAAGATTGCCCCAAACATTTGACGGAAGCAGCTAGTGTAATTTTGAAGAAATGTGGTGGCTTGCCATTAGCCATTATCAGTATAGCTGGGTTATTGTCCAATAAGAATCCGACAGTGGAAGTGTGGACCAAAATAAAGAACTCTATCTCTTCTATGGTTGAGAAAGATTCTCCTGTTGACAAAATGAAGAGGATATTGTTTCTCAGTTATTTTGATCTTCCTCAATATCTGAAGACGTGCTTGTTATATTTAAGTGTCTTTCCAGAGGATTCTAATATTGATCCTAGACGTTTGATACGGCTTTGGGTAGCTGAAGGATTAATTCTTGGACAGAGCAGAGCATGTACGGAGCAGTCGGGAGAAAGCTACTTGCATGAGCTTATAAACAGAAGCATGATACAACCGTCAAAGATTGGGGCAGATGGTAGAGTGAAAATCTGCAGAATACACGATGTCATACTCGACTTTATTGTGTCACAAGCTGAGGAGGAGAATTTTGTTACCATACTGAATAATAGTGACCCCAGTGACTATACTTCAAATAAGTTTCGCAGGTTATCCCTGCAAAGTGGCTTTTCTGAAGGCTCGAAGATGCCTAAAGCATCAAAGGACCTATCCCATCTCCGATCATTGCATATGTTTAAGCATGAAAGTTTGCCAGTAGTCCCTTCAGAATTTGCAAAATGTCAAGTCCTGCGTGTGCTGGCTATAAAACTTCGTCTGGGGGACAACTATATTAAACATGTTGGACATTTTTGTGAACTTAAGTACTTGAGAATCAAAGGAGGTATCCACAAGCTCCCAGAAGAGATTGGTAAGCTGCAGCATCTACAAACACTTGATCTGGCATATACTCGTATTGAAAAACTACCTGCAAGCATTGTCCAGCTACAGAAACTGGTGCACCTTCTCATCCCTTTTGGAGTGCCGCTGCCTGACGAAATAGGAAATCTGCAAGCTCTGGAGGTGTTGTCGGGTATTGATCTAGATAGAGCATCAGTAAAATCTATCTATGGGCTAGGTGAGCTGAGCAAACTGAGAGATGTTCGAATCTGGTGGTCAGATTCCAACGAAGATAACAGCAAGGAGGGCCACAGGACAGCAtgcatctcctctctctccaagcTTGTCAAGTGCAGCCTCCAATCATTGCGTCTTGCGCGGGGATTAAGCAACCCTGATGTCATAGCTTCATTGATGATTTCTTGTGGTTTCATTCCCCCTCTACGGAGACTTGTCTTTTACGATGAGTTCCCTACCATACCAAGCCAATTTGCATCGCTCGTCAACCTCACCCGCCTACGTGTAGAAGTTGGTGGAGTGGGAGGCCTTGAGATCCTTGCAAGTTTACCCATTCTGCAATCTCTTACCTTGGACACAAATTCTGACGTCTCCAACTTGAGGTGGGTCATCAGCGGCCAAGGCTTCCAGAATTTACGCAAGTTCAATTTTGAAATTCGGGATTCGGTAGTGGGGTTGATGTTTGAACCAGGAGCCATGCCAAAGCTCCAAAGGCTGAAACTCTGGTTGTATGCAAGGTGGCAGCTCGATGTCCATGGTGGTCCGGTTGTTGGGCTGCACCATCTTTCAGCCCTCAAGTCTATCGCTCTTGTATTCAACTGTAATGGTGCCGTTGCTGCCGAGGTGGAGTCTTCGGAGGATGACGCCAGGGCTGCAGCGGTTTCCCACCCCAACTGTCCCACTCTCGACATTCAAAGGTACAATGAACGCCGTATGAAAACAAGCCAGACGAATAgcaaacgtagactaataacaaaacaaattatagattccgcttgtaaactgtga